The following are encoded together in the Pantanalinema sp. genome:
- a CDS encoding TetR/AcrR family transcriptional regulator: MDARTLVLESALRLFSERGYDAVGVQEIVEGAGVTKPTLYHHFKSKQGLFETLLDERLRPLDEALLAACDYQGDLPLTLERIVTVYLDFATRERAFYQLLLSTYYAPFDNAVHKAAASRLQRHFALVEDVFVRAVRGHGNLRGKQQRLGVSLLGLINSFLPLVWGGQERNDGPLVHGIVKQFSYGIYA; encoded by the coding sequence ATGGATGCTCGCACCCTGGTCCTCGAATCGGCCCTGCGCCTCTTCTCCGAACGCGGCTACGACGCGGTCGGGGTGCAGGAGATCGTGGAGGGCGCGGGCGTCACCAAGCCGACGCTCTACCACCACTTCAAGAGCAAGCAGGGCCTCTTCGAGACCCTGCTCGACGAGCGCCTGCGTCCCCTCGACGAGGCCCTTTTGGCCGCCTGCGACTACCAGGGCGACCTGCCCTTGACCCTCGAGCGGATCGTGACGGTCTACCTCGACTTCGCCACGCGCGAGCGCGCCTTCTACCAGCTGCTGCTCTCAACCTACTACGCCCCCTTCGACAACGCGGTCCACAAGGCCGCCGCCTCGCGGCTGCAGAGGCACTTCGCCCTGGTCGAGGACGTGTTCGTGCGCGCGGTGAGAGGCCACGGCAACCTGCGCGGCAAGCAGCAGCGGCTCGGCGTCTCCCTGCTCGGCCTCATCAACAGCTTCCTGCCCCTGGTCTGGGGAGGCCAGGAGCGCAACGACGGCCCGCTCGTTCATGGCATCGTGAAGCAGTTCAGCTACGGCATCTACGCCTAA
- a CDS encoding alpha-amylase family glycosyl hydrolase, protein MHWSTDAFIYHLYPLGCLGAPGRNDFASPPIERLDALHDWIDPLLELGIDTLFLGPVFESTAHGYDTADYFRVDRRLGTADGLARLSRALHEKGIRLVLDAVLNHVGRDFWAFKDVREKGQASAYRDWFHLDFSRASPCGDPFAYEGWNAHYDLVKLNVSHPEVRRHLFEAVTAWITAFDLDGLRLDAADVLDRSFQRDLARHCRALKPGFWLKGEVIHGDYRHWIAEAELDSVTNYEVYKGLYSSHNDRNYFELAHSLERQFGQRGIYRDLSLYTFADNHDVARIASQLRDPAHLYPLHLLLMTVPGIPSIYYGSEWGIEGKKGASSDAALRPALAPARSREQAPYPALHATLKRLSALRRGYPALRHGGYRALHVAHEQVAFARSGPMGHALVAVNAQSETRRIEVDLPAAMAERWVDVLNRQSFDCPGGRLELPLDACWGRILVPRGDVKHEGIN, encoded by the coding sequence ATGCACTGGTCGACCGACGCCTTCATCTATCACCTCTATCCCCTGGGCTGCCTGGGGGCGCCTGGCCGCAACGACTTCGCCTCGCCCCCGATCGAGCGACTCGACGCGCTGCACGACTGGATCGATCCGCTCCTGGAGCTCGGAATCGACACCCTGTTCCTCGGCCCCGTCTTCGAATCGACCGCCCACGGCTACGACACCGCGGACTACTTTCGCGTCGACCGCCGGCTCGGGACGGCAGACGGCCTCGCGCGCCTGAGCCGGGCCCTGCACGAGAAGGGGATCCGGCTGGTGCTGGACGCGGTGCTCAACCACGTGGGCCGGGACTTCTGGGCCTTCAAGGACGTCAGGGAGAAGGGGCAGGCCTCCGCCTACCGCGACTGGTTCCACCTGGACTTCTCGCGCGCGAGCCCCTGCGGCGATCCGTTCGCTTACGAGGGCTGGAACGCTCACTACGACCTGGTCAAGCTGAACGTCTCACACCCCGAGGTGCGGCGGCACCTGTTCGAGGCGGTGACGGCATGGATCACGGCCTTCGACCTGGACGGGCTCCGGCTGGATGCGGCCGACGTGCTCGATCGCAGTTTCCAGCGGGACCTTGCGCGCCACTGCCGCGCCCTCAAGCCCGGCTTCTGGCTCAAGGGCGAGGTGATCCACGGGGACTACCGGCACTGGATCGCCGAGGCGGAGCTCGATTCGGTGACCAACTACGAGGTCTACAAGGGCCTCTACTCCAGCCACAACGACCGCAACTACTTCGAGCTCGCCCACTCGCTCGAGCGGCAGTTCGGCCAGCGGGGCATCTACCGGGACCTCTCGCTCTACACCTTCGCCGACAACCACGACGTGGCGCGGATCGCAAGCCAGCTGCGCGACCCCGCCCACCTCTACCCCCTCCACCTGCTGCTGATGACCGTCCCGGGTATCCCTTCGATCTACTACGGCAGCGAGTGGGGGATCGAGGGAAAGAAGGGCGCGAGCAGCGATGCGGCCCTGCGGCCCGCGCTCGCGCCGGCACGCTCGCGCGAGCAGGCGCCCTACCCGGCGCTCCACGCGACGCTCAAGCGCCTCTCCGCCTTGCGCCGAGGCTATCCGGCGCTGCGGCACGGCGGCTACCGAGCGCTCCACGTGGCTCACGAACAAGTCGCATTCGCCCGCTCGGGGCCCATGGGCCACGCCCTGGTGGCCGTGAACGCGCAGAGCGAGACGCGGCGGATCGAGGTGGATCTTCCCGCCGCCATGGCAGAGCGCTGGGTGGACGTGCTGAACCGGCAATCCTTCGATTGTCCCGGTGGGCGTCTGGAGCTGCCGCTCGATGCTTGCTGGGGGCGCATCCTCGTGCCGCGGGGCGACGTGAAACACGAGGGAATAAATTAG
- a CDS encoding FAD-dependent monooxygenase → MADRVLIAGAGPVGLSLALGLSHHGIPSIVLEEDEGLSTQSKALGCHARTLEILRAWGVRDRFLAAGTFLSRIALWTPGRPTPQATVDLSILSALTSDPGLLVLAQDRTEALLLERLGELGLADVRFGAKLTGFRQDASGVIATVVPREGDSYEVAGDYLVGCDGPHSTVRERLGWHLEGKTYPTRLMLADLRLGDARNALPWPRFETIDGRLVAGLRFAPDRWRLIGTLAPDESEATAVSPAALQERIEAIFGPGEAEVFWASVFHIHCRTSPHFRLGRVLIAGDAAHLNSPVGGQGMNSGIMDAHNLAWKLARALRGGDAEALLASYEAERRSEVVSTVDRYTDRLTRLLLLPGAAARARIARALRVLLGLPSVIRALGPKATMLDVRYESSPLISGQGAWLGARAPDGELRDVKGQGSRLIDLVAREAALLLFDDGRLPGWETEAVAGLLADIPGLRIVRIVPSTCEAGPLDYRDATGALWRAWRARGADAALVRPDGHVGWREARPTPRAMQAGVARALGTKLPIGLTVQFAPEGARAPRLW, encoded by the coding sequence ATGGCGGATCGGGTCCTCATCGCGGGGGCGGGGCCAGTGGGCCTCTCGCTCGCCCTCGGCCTCTCCCACCACGGGATCCCCTCGATCGTCCTCGAGGAGGACGAGGGCCTCAGCACCCAGTCCAAGGCCCTGGGGTGCCACGCCCGCACCCTCGAGATCCTCCGGGCCTGGGGCGTGCGCGATCGCTTCCTGGCGGCGGGGACCTTCCTCTCCCGGATCGCGCTCTGGACGCCGGGCCGCCCCACCCCGCAGGCGACGGTCGATCTCTCGATCCTCTCGGCCCTCACGAGCGATCCGGGCCTCCTCGTCCTCGCCCAGGACCGGACCGAGGCGCTCCTGCTCGAGCGCCTCGGTGAGCTTGGCCTCGCCGACGTGCGCTTCGGTGCGAAGCTGACGGGCTTTCGGCAGGACGCCTCCGGGGTGATCGCGACCGTCGTGCCGAGAGAAGGGGACTCCTACGAGGTCGCAGGCGACTACCTGGTCGGCTGCGACGGGCCGCACAGCACGGTGCGCGAACGCCTGGGATGGCACCTGGAGGGCAAGACCTACCCGACCCGGCTCATGCTCGCGGACCTGCGGCTGGGCGATGCGCGCAACGCGCTGCCCTGGCCGCGCTTCGAGACGATCGACGGTCGTCTGGTCGCGGGCCTGCGCTTCGCGCCAGATCGCTGGCGCCTCATCGGCACCCTCGCCCCCGACGAGTCCGAGGCAACAGCCGTCTCCCCCGCGGCCCTCCAGGAACGGATCGAGGCGATCTTCGGCCCCGGCGAGGCCGAGGTGTTCTGGGCGAGCGTCTTCCACATCCACTGCCGCACCAGCCCCCACTTCAGGCTGGGCCGCGTGCTCATCGCGGGCGACGCGGCCCACCTCAACAGCCCGGTCGGCGGCCAGGGGATGAACAGCGGGATCATGGACGCCCACAACCTCGCATGGAAGCTCGCGCGCGCCCTGCGAGGGGGAGACGCGGAGGCCCTGCTCGCCTCGTACGAGGCCGAGCGGCGCTCGGAGGTGGTGTCCACCGTGGACCGCTACACCGACCGCCTGACCCGCCTGCTCCTCTTGCCCGGCGCGGCCGCGCGCGCGCGCATCGCCCGCGCCCTGCGCGTGCTCCTCGGGCTGCCCTCGGTCATCCGCGCCCTCGGCCCCAAGGCCACCATGCTCGACGTGCGCTACGAGAGCTCTCCGCTGATCAGCGGGCAAGGGGCCTGGCTCGGCGCGAGGGCGCCCGACGGCGAGCTGCGAGACGTGAAGGGCCAGGGGAGCCGGCTGATCGATCTCGTCGCGCGCGAGGCCGCGCTGCTGCTCTTCGACGATGGGCGCCTGCCCGGATGGGAAACCGAAGCCGTCGCCGGGCTCCTGGCCGACATCCCCGGTCTGCGCATCGTGCGGATCGTGCCGAGCACGTGCGAAGCAGGCCCGCTCGACTACCGGGACGCGACGGGCGCGCTGTGGCGGGCGTGGCGCGCCAGGGGCGCAGACGCCGCCCTGGTCCGGCCCGACGGGCACGTGGGCTGGCGCGAGGCGCGCCCCACCCCCCGGGCCATGCAGGCGGGCGTCGCCCGCGCCCTCGGCACGAAGCTTCCGATCGGCCTGACGGT